From the genome of Cryptococcus neoformans var. neoformans B-3501A chromosome 1, whole genome shotgun sequence, one region includes:
- a CDS encoding hypothetical protein (HMMPfam hit to Kelch, Kelch motif, score: 63.8, E(): 4.5e-16), with amino-acid sequence MDTGTAHVMSWSEPTKGHVPPPLTGPSITISPLPAPHPPTIFLFGGKSVQTRRLTSDMWAMDLGTRIWEHVDAGPGPGPRYFHSMDVWEDKLVCFGGMSDSEPMSVHNDIWFFDCISRRWIPQPSPSDDVALGIDLAAQDQALIPSARYAHLSAVSRGKLVISGGQHSDNTWIYEINVYDLKNRVWVSKTEQPQADGMYSKGAYRSVAASSRKRVQTPQQGGDLKAATTHAYSVDEEGEGGDIWCYSNYDFAKVRRELDILSPDSSEHVPSNKHAPPPEFIIRDESHRMRGSSQPPGLRFPTGGIVGNSFILCGLYLASVSGAFSIWALNLETMTWKHLEPSVLSNGSWNRALVWADKAKVLVFGNTQFDLTSDYSRRAVNLDHIAVISLEAFGIYQPPNLVVPTKVQQAGLSMLDEKLASDFEVICDDGRRVKCSRKILSERWPWFAEQERELEDKAHGLISDAPFVDINDTLLGSFTPARLAPHNLTLPEPFPVCVALVQYFYTLSLTTPLQNRAPVLSALLFMSKQYKIERLNRLVVHALHERLDLSNAVGIYEIATLAGEQCLQVRALNVIHSAKSGSSRGHNRQNPGSAVPGEGGANDDFSAGRTQPGTPANGVPSGATRPGAIDAPVKRARADSLTIPEDIISSTPEQDTSHDDDDKIGALLAALDVSAKEINSLSRPHNVGHRGSDRSLASLKSAQSLTSSSLPSIPQRSHLRLPPLAPPPLSRLPSFPHTPDSIQPERSSLGRPSSPTNSDLTSNYPQTPAESLRESWILPQHRDWSVSTGPGGGLMDSRSSSSSGMGLPALPEDDAFDPRSRGSQGRTNRNLFIDPFSMQKKTNQATLEAADLLQRSAVQNLAGLQQTRTDSPTMHHSSYDSSFMQVSPAPSISRTPSVSSHSPSVFAPPPSRSPKGTRHFSINTQSSGASNPLSPTSTEWSDETGGPLLRAQTVISLANSAFDCGSSISSGSTGTSSKKAAKAEAKAIRQAEKAAKKVEAQAHFEALRAEQAKKMALLKAEAQRKAEIQAAKEQQAPSEKDLKREPKSKWGKLTNGFKDAVLFPDGGPKSTMF; translated from the exons ATGGACACCGGCACCGCGCATGTCATGAGCTGGAGTGAGCCCACAAAGGGCCACGTCCCACCGCCCCTCACC GGGCCAtccatcaccatctcccCGCTCCCCGCACCCCATCCGCCCACAATCTTTCTGTTCGGCGGCAAATCAGTTCAGACAAGGCGCCTCACATCCGACATGTGGGCTATGGACCTTGGTACGAGAATATGGGAGCACGTAGACGCCGGTCCTGGCCCCGGCCCTCGTTATTTCCATTCAATGGACGTCTGGGAGGATAAGCTCGTGTGCTTTGGTGGAATGTCAGATTCCGAACCCATGTCGGTGCACAATGACATCTGGTTCTTTGACTGTATCTCCAGAAGATGGATTCCTCAACCTTCGCCATCCGACGATGTTGCTCTCGGTATCGACCTGGCAGCTCAAGATCAGGCGCTTATCCCCTCTGCACGTTACGCCCACCTTAGCGCAGTGTCCCGTGGCAAGCTTGTCATTTCTGGTGGTCAACATTCGGACAACACTTGGATCTACGAGATCAACGTCTATGATTTGAAGAACCGGGTTTGGGTTTCCAAGACTGAACAACCCCAAGCCGATGGTATGTATTCCAAGGGAGCGTACAGAAGTGTTGCGGCCAGTTCCAGGAAGAGAGTCCAGACGCCCCAGCAGGGAGGTGACTTAAAGGCGGCTACTACTCATGCATACTCggttgatgaggaaggcgagggtGGAG ATATTTGGTGCTACTCCAACTATGACTTTGCCAAAGTTCGACGTGAACTCGATATCCTCTCTCCCGACAGCTCTGAGCACGTCCCTTCCAATAAGCACGCGCCTCCGCCCGAATTTATCATCCGCGACGAATCTCACCGTATGCGCGGATCATCTCAACCCCCAGGTCTTCGTTTCCCCACTGGAGGTATCGTTGGCAATTCATTTATTCTCTGCGGTCTCTATCTCGCTTCCGTCTCTGGCGCCTTTTCCATCTGGGCACTCAATCTTGAAACTATGACATGGAAGCACCTCGAGCCTTCCGTGTTATCAAATGGAAGCTGGAACCGTGCCCTTGTTTGGGCAGACAAGGCCAAAGTGCTGGTGTTTGGCAACACACAATTTGACCTAACGTCTGATTACAGCCGACGCGCCGTCAATCTCGATCATATCGCCGTCATCTCTCTCGAAGCTTTTGGAATCTACCAACCTCCCAACCTCGTGGTACCTACCAAAGTCCAGCAAGCAGGTCTGTCAATGCTTGATGAGAAGCTTGCATCTGATTTCGAGGTTATATGTGACGATGGTCGACGTGTTAAATGCTCTCGAAAGATTCTGAGTGAGCGCTGGCCATGGTTCGCAGAACAAGAACGGGAACTTGAAGATAAAGCTCATGGGTTAATTTCTGATGCTCCCTTTGTGGACATCAACGATACCCTTCTCGGCTCTTTCACTCCGGCTCGTCTCGCACCCCACAATCTCACCCTCCCTGAGCCTTTCCCAGTCTGTGTCGCCCTCGTTCAATACTTTTACACCCTTTCTCTTACCACTCCACTCCAAAACCGTGCACCTGTGCTTTCAGCTTTGCTGTTCATGTCGAAACAGTACAAGATTGAAAGGCTGAATAGGCTTGTAGTGCATGCTTTGCATGAGAGATTGGATCTTTCTAATGCAGTTGGTATCTATGAAATTGCGACGCTTGCTGGGGAGCAATGTTTGCAGGTGAGGGCATTGAATGTGATTCAC TCTGCTAAGAGCGGCTCGTCTCGAGGCCACAATAGGCAAAACCCAGGCTCAGCCGTCCCAGGCGAAGGCGGTGCCAACGACGACTTTAGTGCAGGCCGCACCCAACCCGGTACCCCTGCCAACGGCGTTCCGTCTGGCGCCACCCGCCCTGGAGCTATTGATGCCCCTGTCAAACGAGCTCGTGCTGATTCATTGACTATCCCTGAAGACATTATCTCTTCAACACCTGAGCAGGATACGTCGcacgatgatgacgacaaGATCGGCGCCCTTCTTGCCGCTCTCGACGTATCCGCAAAGGAAATTAACTCTCTCTCTCGTCCACATAATGTCGGTCACCGAGGCTCTGATCGATCATTGGCTTCGTTGAAATCTGCGCAAAGCCttacatcctcctctttgccttctATTCCTCAACGGAGCCATTTGCGTCTCCCACCTCTTGCcccacctcctctctcaCGCCTACCATCTTTTCCCCATACACCCGACTCTATCCAGCCTGAACGATCTTCTTTAGGAAGGCCATCCAGTCCTACCAACTCGGATTTGACGAGCAACTACCCTCAAACGCCTGCCGAATCCCTTCGAGAATCTTGGATCCTCCCTCAACATAGGGACTGGTCTGTGTCTACCGGACCGGGAGGCGGTTTGATGGACAGCaggtcaagctcaagctcagGGATGGGTTTACCGGCATTgccggaagatgatgcgTTCGACCCTCGGTCAAGGGGTAGTCAAGGGAGGACGAATAGGAATCTGTTTATAGATCCCTTCTCGATGCAAAAGAAGACTAATCAAGCAACTTTGGAAGCGGCCGATCTTTTGCAGCGTTCTGCCGTTCAAAACCTTGCCGGCTTGCAACAAACCCGCACCGATTCGCCTACAATGCACCATTCTTCGTACGACTCTTCCTTTATGCAAGTGTCCCCTGcaccttccatctcccgTACACCATCAGTCTCTTCCCACTCTCCTTCTGTCTTtgcgcctcctccttcgcGTTCACCCAAGGGCACCCGGCATTTTTCAATAAACACCCAATCTTCTGGTGCGAGCAACCCGCTCTCACCCACAAGCACAGAGTGGAGCGATGAGACTGGTGGGCCGCTTCTAAGGGCGCAGACAGTGATTAGTTTGGCGAATAGCGCATTTGATTGTGGGAGCAGTATCAGCTCTGGATCAACAGGGACGAGTAGTAAGAAGGCTGCTAAGGCGGAGGCAAAGGC TATCCGCCAAGCCGAAAAAGCAGCAAAGAAAGTAGAAGCGCAAGCCCATTTTGAAGCCCTCCGAGCAGAGCAAGCCAAGAAAATGGCCCTTCTCAAAGCCGAGGCGCAGCGCAAGGCAGAGATACAGGCGGCCAAAGAGCAGCAGGCGCCGAGCGAGAAGGATTTGAAAAGGGAGCCAAAGAGCAAATGGGGCAAGTTGACGAATGGGTTCAAGGATGCCGTCTTATTCCCTGATGGAGGCCCGAAGAGCACCATGTTTTAA
- a CDS encoding hypothetical protein (HMMPfam hit to MTHFR, Methylenetetrahydrofolate reductase, score: 456.1, E(): 3.6e-134), with translation MPHLTSLIAAHNGPFHNYEFFPPLTDPGFVNLLDRIRRLTSSPFQAPLAVSVTWGAGGSTAEKSLELAQQVVDMGVEVILHLTCTNMPKDKVDFALRRCKDLGISNILALRGDPPREEEYAINPTSTPDFFKHADDLVRYIRQTHGDYFCIGVAGYPNPHPDSESEEEDFKWFKAKCDAGADFIVTQLFYDVDVFLEWVKTCRARGINQPIIPGIMPIQNYASFRRLVNLTKCPVPDSITSDLQPISSDDATVKRYGAELATKMVSQIIESGLVPGVHLCTLNLEKSVRMILDNLGWSAASKTSEDEGLVKNKLIEDDGQARKGIPINGKAGTAQSPAKNLSISPSEANQLAQLGLTSTTLPPAPKTGLSAQGATGEDSWDEFPNGRFTDVRSPAYGEIDGWGSGLKITAAQALKEWGVPVSTSDLSALFTAYLHSDPKHLTTPFCDLPLSPESHMILPHLLALNSANVQHWTVGSQPAVDAAKSEDEVVGWGPRGGYVFQKAFVEFFVTEDEVNRLKEKVEREGKGLITMYAANRKGDFKTNTDKDSVNAVTWGVFPGQEIAQSTIIEETSFLAWKEEAFDIWAEWSLLYPRNTPSRKLLEGIANEWWLVSLIHHDYKDQGALWRFLLEDLQ, from the exons ATGCCCCATCTCACATCCCTCATAGCCGCACACAATGGCCCATTCCACAATTATGAGTTCTTCCCACCACTCACAGACCCAGGCTTTGTAAACCTCCTCGACCGTATCCGTCGActcacttcttcccccttccAAGCCCCTCTTGCGGTCTCCGTCACATGGGGCGCTGGCGGTTCGACAGCCGAGAAAAGTCTCGAGCTCGCACAGCAGGTCGTGGATATGGGCGTGGAGGTCATCCTGCATCTCACCTGCACCAATATGCCCAAGGACAAGGTCGACTTCGCTCTCCGA AGATGTAAAGACCTCGGCATCTCCAACATCCTCGCTCTCCGGGGAGACCCTCccagggaagaggaataCGCCATCAACCCTACTTCCACTCCCGATTTCTTCAAGCACGCCGACGATCTTGTCCGCTACATCCGTCAGACTCACGGCGACTACTTTTGTATCGGTGTTGCTGGCTACCCTAATCCTCACCCGGACTCAGAgtcagaggaggaggacttTAAATGGTTCAAGGCAAAATGCGACGCCGGCGCCGACTTTATCGTCACGCAACTGTTTTACGATGTCGACGTATTTTTGGAGTGGGTCAAGACTTGCCGTGCCAGGG GAATAAACCAACCGATTATCCCCGGAATCATGCCCATCCAGAACTACGCTTCTTTCCGACGACTAGTGAACCTCACCAAGTGCCCCGTTCCCGACAGCATTACTTCTGATCTCCAACCCATCTCGTCGGACGATGCCACTGTCAAGCGCTACGGAGCTGAACTCGCTACCAAGATGGTCAGCCAAATCATTGAATCTGGCCTTGTTCCCGGTGTTCACCTTTGTACGCTCAatttggagaagagtgtGAGAATGATTTTGGACAATCTGGGGTGGTCAGCGGCTAGCAAAACgagcgaggatgagggtCTGGTGAAAAACAAGCTcattgaggatgatggcCAGGCGAGAAAGGGTATCCCGATTAACGGCAAGGCTGGTACAGCTCAAAGCCCTGCGAAGaacctctccatctctccctccgaAGCAAACCAGCTCGCCCAGCTCGGtctcacctccaccactctGCCCCCTGCGCCCAAGACCGGTCTCAGTGCTCAGGGAGCTACCGGCGAAGATAGTTGGGACGAGTTCCCCAACGGTCGATTCACCGACGTCCGATCACCCGCATACGGTGAGATTGACGGTTGGGGCAGCGGTCTCAAAATTACCGCCGCCCAAGCACTCAAAGAATGGGGTGTACCTGTCTCCACCTCTGATCTCTCGGCGCTGTTCACAGCATACCTTCACTCGGACCCGAAACATCTCACAACCCCGTTTTGTGACCTCCCCCTCTCTCCTGAATCACACATGATCCTCCCTCACCTCCTTGCGCTCAACTCTGCCAATGTCCAGCATTGGACGGTCGGTTCCCAGCCGGCAGTAGATGCTGCAAAGAGTGAAGACGAGGTTGTAGGTTGGGGCCCAAGGGGGGGATATGTGTTCCAAAAGGCGTTCGTAGAGTTCTTCGTGACGGAAGATGAGGTGAACAGGCTGAAGGAAAAagtggagagggaggggaaggggcTTATCACCATGTACGCGGCAAACAGAAAG GGTGACTTCAAGACTAATACTGATAAGGACTCTGTCAATGCCGTCACATGGGGTGTGTTCCCCGGCCAAGAGATTGCCCAATCTACCATCATTGAAGAAACCTCATTCCTCGCTTGGAAG gaggaagcgttcgATATCTGGGCTGAGTGGTCTCTTCTCTACCCCCGCAACACACCTTCACGCAAGCTCCTTGAGGGTATCGCCAACGAATGGTGGCTCGTCAGTCTGATTCACCATGATTACAAAGATCAAGGTGCCTTGTGGAGATTCTTGTTGGAGGACCTGCAGTAA
- a CDS encoding hypothetical protein (Match to ESTs gb|CF191582.1|CF191582, gb|CF188088.1|CF188088; HMMPfam hit to Diphthamide_syn, Putative diphthamide synthesis protein, score: 333.0, E(): 4.3e-97), with the protein MPVPVDDSTAVLEPTEGIERPTKPAVKSRKRFVGSSKAATSRPVVRRVANQVPDDILHDKELNAAIAALPGNYNFEIHKTIYHIRRDNVQSVALQMPEGLMMYGCAIADIIERFTGALPMMLADVTYGACCIDDYTAKEMGAEMIVHYGHSCLIPVSQTTLKTLYVFVEIGIDTPHLSLSVRRNFPSSRSAFQRLILGAGEAAPGGKVPIALESTDESAQATPDLSTNDLPTRLALVSTIQFVAATQALRADLETAMPPLEKGEIEQEEEGMVAKVKRGDIGVWRGKYEVTVPQAKPLSPGEVLGCTAPKLNDVDALIYVGDGRFHLESIMIANPTVPAFRYDPYSKKFTREVYDHTEMRGLRGEAVKAARKNLDDQGSGSWAVLLGTLGRQGSLAVLKSIQNSLPADSLPPLLLLLSELSPAKLALLPNSQISTFIQTSCPRLSIDWGYAFSRPLLSPYEASVAVGRVKGWGGLSLDNGKEGGKLEGEGDYPMDFYADNSLGDWTPRHNPPRPRPARVRPQAQGCAQD; encoded by the exons ATGCCTGTCCCAGTAGACGATTCCACGGCAGTATTGGAGCCAACAGAAGGTATCGAAAGGCCCACAAAACCTGCTGTCAAGTCACGCAAGCGCTTCGTCGGTAGCTCCAAAGCCGCAACCTCTAGACCGGTGGTCCGGCGAGTTGCTAATCAAGTGCCGGATGATATATTGCACGATAAGGAATTGAACGCTGCTATTGCTG CCTTGCCTGGAAATTATAACTTTGAGATCCACAAGACTATCTATCATATCCGAAGAGACAATGTACAGAGCGTAGCATTGCAAATGCCTGAGGGCCTGATGATGTATGGGTGTGCTATCGCTGATATCATTGAAAG ATTTACTGGTGCATTACCAATGATGCTGGCGGATGTGACTTATGGAGCATGTT GTATTGACGATTATACAGCAAAAGAAATGGGCGCAGAAATGATTGTTCACTACGGCCATTCATGTCTCA TCCCTGTATCCCAAACGACCCTCAAGACCCTCTATGTCTTTGTAGAAATCGGCATTGACACccctcatctctccctttctgTCCGACGCaacttcccttcctcccgaTCTGCATTTCAGCGCCTCATTTTGGGAGCTGGGGAAGCTGCACCCGGCGGCAAAGTCCCCATCGCGCTTGAATCCACCGATGAATCGGCCCAGGCAACCCCCGATCTTTCAACGAACGATCTCCCCACCCGACTTGCTCTCGTTTCTACCATCCAGTTTGTCGCTGCCACTCAGGCTCTTCGTGCTGATTTGGAGACAGCCATGCCGCCTTTGGAAAAGGGGGAAATtgagcaggaagaggaagggatggtCGCTAAAGTAAAGAGAGGAGATATCGGAGTGTGGAGGGGCAAGTATGAGGTAACTGTACCTCAGGCGAAGCCTTTGAGTCCTGGAGAAGTTTTGGGGTGTACAGCGCCAAAGTTAAATGATGTCGACGCGCTAAT ATACGTCGGTGACGGTCGATTCCATCTCGAATCAATAATGATTGCCAACCCCACCGTGCCCGCTTTCCGATACGATCCTTATTCCAAAAAATTCACTCGAGAAGTGTACGACCACACAGAAATGCGCGGTTTGCGAGGGGAGGCCGTTAAGGCTGCTAGGAAAAATCTTGATGACCAAGGTTCAGGTAGTTGGGCCGTCTTGCTCGGTACTCTGGGCCGACAAGGTAGTCTTGCCGTTTTGAAATCCATCCAGAACTCTCTCCCTGCCGATTCCTTACCGccactcctcctccttctctccgaACTGTCTCCTGCAAAACTCGCCCTCTTGCCGAATTCTCAAATATCGACATTTATCCAAACATCGTGCCCGCGTCTATCCATCGATTGGGGATATGCTTTCTCTCGACCGCTGCTAAGTCCGTACGAGGCAAGTGTCGCTGTTGGGCGGGTCAAGGGCTGGGGTGGATTGAGTTTGGAcaatggaaaggaaggaggtaagctggaaggtgaaggagattaTCCGATGGACTTCTATGCGGATAATTCCTTGGGTGATTGGACGCCGAGACATAATCCACCAAGACCAAGGCCTGCCAGGGTCAGGCCACAAGCTCAAGGTTGCGCACAAGATTAG
- a CDS encoding hypothetical protein (HMMPfam hit to DEAD, DEAD/DEAH box helicase, score: 250.5, E(): 2.9e-72; HMMPfam hit to Helicase_C, Helicase conserved C-terminal domain, score: 103.5, E(): 5e-28) has translation MALGDKNQGSSKSQAKQKGTKGKNAQPRLKSNQLKRLKINEELKELQSRVDNFVPPSEITLFSELPMSSKTQKGLKSSHFLNPTPIQSLAIPPALQARDILGSAKTGSGKTLAFLIPLLERLYLEKWGPMDGLGAVVISPTRELAVQTFMQLRDIGKYHNFSAGLVIGGKPLKEEQERLGRMNILIATPGRLLQHLDSTVGFDSSAVKVLVLDEADRLLDLGFLPALKAIVSHFSPVQTAPGSRPSRQTLLFSATQSKDLAALAKLSLYEPLYISCNKPGEEGVMPANLEQYYAVVPLERKLDALWGFVKSHLKMKGIVFVTSGKQARRVRFIFETFRRLHPGLPLMHLHGKQKQPTRLDIFQRFSSSKSALLICTDVAARGLDFPAVDWVIQLDCPDDVDTYIHRVGRTARYQSAGTALTILCPSEEEGMKTRWGEKAIEVKRIKIKEGKMGNLKQSMQNFAFKEPEIKYLGQRAFISYMKSVHIQKDKSIFKIDALPAEAFAESMGLPGAPQIKLGNQKAAKVRGPSKEELARKAEKEEEEEEERAVVGSDEESEEDESEGLGSEDEEEEIDDEAEEIDDEEESGEESGSDEETEEEKDASKPKAPAVRTKYDRMFERKNQSILTPHYTALIAHDADNAAGAGEADDDDDVFTLARRDHNLSDDEEADTDAILGAEALAAELKKPLITSEDLSKRKLKAAASKKGLLKSRPGPEKVLFDEETGEAREFYKSGVDVEKEMSAADKRREYLEKEREIMKIQDKIDKEVAREKKKELKRKRKERERELRQMEMGDEPVAYLGGDDDYASADEGRSLSPSPAPSLEPERHAKKQRRGGVQESGAGDLEDEEALALRLLQGS, from the exons ATGGCGCTTGGAGATAAGAACCAGGGATCATCCAAATCTCAAGCCAAACAAAAGGGCACGAAGGGCAAAAATGCTCAACCTAGACTCAAATCAAATCAGCTCAAGCGGTTAAAGATTAATGAGGAGCTCAAGGAGTTGCAGAGCCGTGTGGATAACTTT GTGCCGCCATCCGAGATAACATTGTTCTCAGAGCTTCCCATGTCTTCAAAGACACAAAAAG GCTTGAAGAGTAGCCATTTCCTTAATCCTACACCTATCCAGTCACTTGCCATCCCCCCTGCCCTCCAAGCCCGTGACATTCTTGGCTCAGCCAAGACCGGTTCCGGTAAAACCCTCGCATTCCTTATCCCACTACTCGAACGTCTTTATCTGGAAAAGTGGGGACCTATGGACGGTCTCGGAGCGGTGGTTATCTCGCCTACAAGAGAGCTGGCTGTTCAGACGTTTATGCAGCTTAGGGATATAGGAAAGTACCACAACTTCTCTGCGGGTCTGGTCATCGGTGGTAAGCCcttgaaagaagagcaggaaaGATTAGGGAGGATGAACATTTTAATTGCAACACCTGGGAGGCTGTTGCAGCATTTGGATAGTACAGTCGGGTTTGACTCATCAGCAGTCAAAGTCCTTG TCTTGGATGAAGCTGATCGACTTCTCGACCTCGGTTTCCTTCCCGCACTCAAGGCTATCGTTTCCCACTTCTCTCCTGTTCAAACGGCTCCTGGTTCCCGTCCTTCTCGCCAAACCCTATTGTTCTCCGCTACCCAATCCAAAGACCTCGCCGCCCTCGCCAAACTCTCATTGTACGAGCCTCTTTATATCAGCTGTAATAAacctggagaagaaggtgtgATGCCCGCCAATTTGGAGCAATACTATGCTGTAGTACCCCTGGAGCGGAAGTTGGACGCCCTTTGGGGATTTGTGAAGAGTcatttgaagatgaagggtaTTGTGTTTGTCACTAGTGGTAAACAGGCACGTCGA GTTCGATTCATCTTCGAAACTTTCAGGCGTCTCCACCCCGGTCTCCCACTCATGCACCTCCACGGCAAGCAAAAGCAACCTACTCGTCTCGACATTTTCCAACgattttcctcctccaaatcaGCTCTTCTCATCTGTACCGACGTTGCAGCCCGTGGTCTCGACTTCCCTGCCGTAGACTGGGTTATCCAACTTGACTGTCCTGACGATGTCGACACCTACATCCATCGAGTTGGACGTACGGCGAGGTACCAGAGTGCAGGTACAGCTTTGACTATTCTCTGCCCgagcgaagaggagggaatgAAGACCAGGTGGGGAGAGAAAGCGATCGAGGTCAAGAGGATAAAGATCAAGGAGGGTAAAATGGGCAACTTGAAGCAGTCTATGCAGAACTTTGCGTTCAAGGAACCCGAAATCAAATATCTTGGACAACGT GCTTTCATCTCATACATGAAATCTGTCCACATCCAGAAAGATAAATCCATCTTCAAGATTGACGCACTTCCCGCTGAAGCCTTTGCCGAGTCTATGGGTCTTCCTGGTGCCCCTCAAATTAAATTGGGCAACCAGAAGGCTGCCAAGGTGCGAGGACCGAGCAAGGAGGAATTGGCCAGGAAagcagagaaggaagaagaagaggaggaagagagagcgGTTGTGGGCAGCGACGAGGAAagtgaggaggatgaaagcGAAGGGTTAGGGTctgaggacgaggaagaagagatcgaCGATGAGGCAGAAGAGAtcgacgatgaggaagagagcgGTGAGGAAAGCGGTAGCGACGAGGAaactgaagaggagaaagacgCTTCCAAG CCTAAAGCGCCTGCCGTCCGTACCAAATACGACCGCATGTTTGAACGCAAGAACCAGTCTATCCTCACACCCCATTACACTGCCCTCATCGCTCACGATGCTGACAACGCCGCTGGAGCCGGAGAagccgatgatgacgatgacgtCTTCACCCTTGCCCGTCGAGATCACAACCTGTccgatgacgaggaggccGATACCGACGCTATTCTCGGCGCTGAGGCTCTTGCTGCGGAATTGAAGAAACCTCTCATCACATCTGAGGACTTGTCTAAGCGAAAGCTCAAGGCAGCCGCGTCTAAGAAGGGTCTGTTGAAGAGCAGGCCTGGTCCTGAAAAGGTGCTGTTCGATGAAGAGACTGGTGAGGCTCGAGAGTTCTACAAGAGCGGCGTGGATgtggagaaagaaatgagCGCGGCGGATAAGAGGAGGGAGTActtggagaaagagagagaaattATGAAGATCCAGGACAAGATCGACAAGGAGGTCgcaagggagaagaaaaaagagttgaaaaggaagagaaaggagagggagagagaa CTACGACAGATGGAAATGGGTGATGAGCCCGTCGCTTACCttggtggagatgatgacTACGCCTCTGCTGATGAGGGTCGATCactttcaccttctcctgcgCCCTCTTTAGAACCCGAGCGACATGCTAAGAAGCaacgacgaggaggagtgCAGGAGTCTGGGGCTGGcgatttggaggatgaagaagcccTCGCACTCAGGTTATTGCAAGGATCATAG